A genomic stretch from Anaerolineae bacterium includes:
- a CDS encoding type II toxin-antitoxin system HicB family antitoxin yields the protein MRSFLAVVEKCPDTGLYVGYVPGFPGAHTQAETLDELQRNLREVIEMLLEDGEPVLETQFIGTQIVEIA from the coding sequence ATTAGGAGTTTCCTAGCAGTTGTAGAAAAATGTCCTGATACTGGTTTGTACGTTGGCTATGTACCAGGTTTCCCTGGAGCTCACACGCAAGCAGAAACACTTGATGAACTACAAAGAAACCTCCGCGAGGTGATTGAAATGTTGCTTGAGGATGGTGAACCCGTGCTTGAAACCCAGTTTATCGGTACACAGATAGTGGAGATTGCTTGA